A part of Cannabis sativa cultivar Pink pepper isolate KNU-18-1 chromosome 6, ASM2916894v1, whole genome shotgun sequence genomic DNA contains:
- the LOC133039143 gene encoding protein FAR-RED IMPAIRED RESPONSE 1-like, translating into MSHVALQSGGYERMPCQLRDVYNRVAGAKREEKIETDSEGALGFLDCLAERDPNFFVVYQVDEENRLANLFWADGNSRVDYVAFGDVLGFDTTYMTNEYNKPLTVLIDVNHHFNTCIFGFALLLHEKLPSYRWLLQKFLECHGDKKPNVVVTDQDVAMKQAIMEHMPDVTHRLCAWHLNTNASKKVKDPIFLKIFKDLMYNYYEEEDFEARWLDVVETQQLTDNEWCQTTFDTRKQWAETYLRGSFVVGMRTTQRCESINSALKKFLEKNYCLREFVTTIDMTVSKLRHNETANDFKSRCTRPHPPNPTCLTTYYNQCAEFYTRTMYHKVAEQLDLENNYFVISEEQEGEWQIYTIGKFQHPEVRYRVHYCEGQRALHCL; encoded by the coding sequence ATGTCTCatgttgctttgcaaagtggagGTTACGAGAGAATGCCATGTCAACTTCGAGATGTCTACAACAGGGTTGCTGGTGCCAAGCGAGAAGAAAAGATAGAGACAGACTCGGAAGGAGCGTTGGGATTTCTTGATTGTCTCGCAGAGAGGGATCCAAATTTCTTCGTTGTATATCAGGTGGACGAGGAGAATCGATTGGCTAACTTATTTTGGGCAGATGGAAACTCACGTGTCGACTATGTGGCTTTTGGGGATGTACTAGGGTTTGATACCACCTACATGACAAATGAGTACAATAAGCCTCTCACTGTTCTCATTGACGTAAACCACCATTTCAACACATGCATTTTCGGGTTCGCTCTACTCCTCCACGAGAAGCTTCCATCCTATCGTTGGCTACTTCAAAAATTTCTCGAATGCCATGGAGATAAGAAGCCAAATGTTGTAGTTACTGACCAAGATGTGGCCATGAAACAGGCCATCATGGAACACATGCCTGATGTGACACACCGTCTATGTGCTTGGCATCTCAATACAAATGCTTCCAAAAAGGTTAAAGATCCGATCttcttgaaaatatttaaagatcTAATGTACAACTACTACGAGGAGGAGGATTTCGAAGCAAGATGGTTAGACGTCGTCGAAACCCAACAACTAACAGATAATGAATGGTGCCAAACAACATTCGACACAAGAAAACAGTGGGCAGAAACTTATTTAAGGGGTTCATTCGTTGTAGGAATGAGAACCACACAACGTTGCGAATCGATCAACTCAGCCCTAAAAAAATTTTTAGAGAAGAATTATTGCTTGCGTGAGTTCGTAACAACCATAGATATGACAGTCTCAAAGCTCAGACACAACGAGACTGCAAATGACTTCAAAAGCAGATGCACTCGACCTCACCCACCTAATCCTACATGCTTGACCACGTACTACAACCAATGTGctgaattctacacaagaaCTATGTACCACAAGGTTGCTGAGCAGCTTGATTTAGAGAATAATTATTTTGTCATAAGTGAGGAGCAAGAAGGAGAGTGGCAGATATACACCATTGGAAAGTTTCAGCATCCGGAAGTCCGATACCGAGTTCATTACTGTGAAGGCCAACGAGCACTACACTGCTTGTAG
- the LOC133038760 gene encoding uncharacterized protein LOC133038760, translated as MVAGGGEDSCGFDGGGPPWRNSLQGHPHCYCGDLAYVWTSSNRANPGRRFFGCPHYENDESRGCDYFCWIDKSHGKRSTDATPGLRNKIKIFEEDKKRNENVIRKLIFIIFICLLIIVQLILR; from the exons ATGGTGGCTGGTGGTGGAGAAGACTCATGCGGGTTCGATGGGGGTGGTCCGCCTTGGAGAAATTCACTTCAGGGACACCCCCATTGCTACTGTGGTGATCTAGCTTATGTTTGGACTTCTAGTAATAGAGCAAATCCTGGTCGTCGATTCTTCGGATGTCCACACTAT GAGAACGATGAAAGTCGAGGATGTGATTACTTTTGTTGGATCGATAAATCACATGGTAAGAGAAGTACAGATGCTACACCTGGATTGCGAAACAAAATCAAGATTTTCGAAGAAGATAAGAAACGCAATGAGAAtgttattagaaaattaatttttatcatttttatttgcCTTCTCATCATTGTCCAACTTATATTGCGTTGA
- the LOC133039063 gene encoding uncharacterized protein LOC133039063, translated as MASLRPLREVEGSIIDCFSILMNKYERDSRLPDQPRVWYMPTRISQKTLGSFNVKRIAKDREWSKLFYEDNLEKCVKMFVPVLTLEGAPHWFGAEVNMKSKVVSFMDSLHTAMNEKYRVEATKEMLSTLDLLFEENRSKNVTFVDFRIDRKDRGLPQQDNDRDCGVYVMKYMDAVANEEEVVDEVYHFLNISECTTQV; from the exons ATGGCATCGTTGCGACCGTTGCGAGAAGTTGAGGGATCC ATCATTGACTGTTTTTCTATACTAATGAACAAGTACGAACGTGATAGTCGATTACCTGACCAACCTCGTGTTTGGTACATGCCCACTCGCATCTCG CAAAAAACTCTCGGTTCGTTTAATGTGAAGAGGATTGCGAAAGACCGGGAGTGGTCAAAACTGTTTTACGAAGACAACTTGGAAAAATGCGTCAAG ATGTTTGTGCCGGTGTTGACTCTAGAAGGTGCACCACATTGGTTTGGTGCCGAAGTAAATATGAAGTCCAAGGTTGTCTCATTTATGGACTCCCTACACACCGCAATGAATGAGAAGTATCGTGTGGAGGCTACGAAAGAAATG TTGTCGACGTTGGACCTTTTGTTTGAGGAGAATAGGTCGAAGAATGTGACTTTCGTGGATTTCAGAATTGACAGGAAAGATCGCGGGCTTCCTCAACAAGACAATGACCGAGATTGTGGAGTATACGTCATGAAGTACATGGACGCTGTGGCCAATGAGGAAGAAGTAGTTGATGAGGTATaccactttttaaatatttcagaATGTACTACGCAAGTTTGA